The following is a genomic window from Falco naumanni isolate bFalNau1 chromosome 10, bFalNau1.pat, whole genome shotgun sequence.
CAAGGAATTCCTTAGTCTTTTCTTATGCCATAAACCATTCCCATACATTCTCACAATAACTGAGAACACAGCCACTAAGCTACAGTGGCCTAAGTAGCTCAAGAACACACCTCTAGCACCACAGCAATGATTTAAGAGTTGTAATCAGATGAAAACCCAAATGTTTGCATTTGACATTCATCTGTATGTATGCCTAAACCTTGTTTGTATACATTAATGAATGTGGAAGGTCCTATATCGCTACCACTCCAGGCACGACACAAGAAAAACCACCTCCCATTAAAAGGCAACTTGGACAAAGCCTTGACAACaaagcttgaaaaaaagatttcaagcagcagcagacaagCTCCTAAGTCTCTGTGGCTCCAGAAATGGTTGCAGCAGgcatctgaaataattttatgggTTAAAACAATCATAGGCCACAATGCCAAGCAAAGCCACTGGCAtcttaacttttaaaacaaaatttgtttATAAAAGCTCCATTCATGTCATAGCTAAGCACTGAACagttagataaaaaaaaatgtatctgaaagTTGAAATGGATACTATTTCTTACAAAAGGTGTAACTGCCACAAAAACCCTTACACTTTCCATACAGGTCTAAGAAGGCTCATTAGTTACAAGGAAACAAACTCTTCTGCAACAAGGCAATTGTCAGTTACCCAAAgaggaagtaaaaaaatcaaatactagaaaaaaaaacaataaaaaaaaatcagatgtgaGAATAGCTAGTTTTATAGTAAAATCTTGCCTGCTTTGATCATGATCACACACAGACCTGGGTCCTCCTTACCTGTCAATCAAGGAATCTCTCATGTTGGTAGCAATGGTACTTGGCTGAGCTTCATTCAGCCTGAAGATACTCTCGATGACAGAGAGCTCAGTGCTGGTTGTGTCCAGCCCGCAGAAGGCACACCAGTCATTTACAACCATTCCTGCTGCAATGACCTCGCTGCCACGGTTCACTGTTCCAGCCtagccaaaaaaataaagcagccagAGTTAACAGGGTATGCTGACAGCAGCATGTTTCATTACGTCTCCTTATTACAAGTCTTTAGTGGAGTGCCTAAACTCACGCTCCTGAAAAGATTAAGGCTTTGGCCATCAACAAAGTTATAAAGATTTCAGATAAAAAGATTAATGGACAGCACTTAATCTCTTGAGAGAAAATTGCATGacattcagtgaaataaaatctaACAAATAGCAAGCATAAAGGCACAGCAATTGTGAAACTCACAAATCCAACTGAGCAGGCACAGGATTTTATGgcttactttttttaaacactgcctTTGGCCAAACCACAGACAACACACATTCTGTATGAATCAATGGGCACAATTTGCATAATCCCAGCAGAGCAACGTTTCAGAAGCAAACTAAAGGCACTAAGCAACttattttccctgtcttttctcAGTCTGAATGTCTCAGAAGACTTGCCCTGTTCAAGTCTTCTCTTCACCTCCCACTTGGAATAGCTCTGCATAGGGAACAGTATCCAGGAGCCCCCAAGatacagaaacattaaaactgAACTGGGTTAGGAGGGAGTggcaagagaaaacacaaacGCCTTACCACAAGTGGGACCTGGAGCAATGAAGACAGTTCATCCTGATCATCAATTGAAGTTTTAGGGTGCACAATTCCTCCTTGGTTACTAAAAACACAGTAACTTCCTACTAGCACCTGATCTGCCACCGTTTGTCTGAAAACTTCAACCTTCAGTACGTCTGCCAAAATCTCTTCTGTCTCCTGCAAGGAGAGAATAAAATCCTCAGCGAAACAGTATCACAGAATCCAAAGTCAAGCTATTGCTGCATGCAACCTTCAGCTGGGATCCTCCCCTTTGAAAGCCTGCCCACACTTTCACAATCCATTGCAATCCAATCACTTACTCAGCATCTATACTCCAGATGTTTCCAGTTACCTGTGTGTACTGAGCTGGGCCACTATAACTAACCACAACACCACGCCTTTACTGAGAAATGCTCTTCTCCCCTCTTTCTGGAGGACGCTGGCAGCACATCAGTTATGTCAACGCCTGTTCTCTGGGCATTCCCTGTGAACCAGTCCTCTCTTGTCCCAGGCCACTGGGACAAAACTGTCTTATCCTTCTGCATAACTCTCAAAAAATCCTTCCCCTCCAGGTTTGCACTGtgaattcttttgttttctccctctttggCCATCTTGCCTTACCTTTTATACTCATTTAAAACATAGTATGCTGCAGAGATCcacaccccccttttttttttaacctttgtaCTCCTAACACAAAGTCCCACTTCTTCATCACCTTTAGCACAAACCGAAAGCAAACACTGTAAGGACCTTCACTACCTGCAGCCACACCACACCCCTCTCTCTAGTGCTATTAAGATATCAGTTCTCAAAcataaagcagaagcagctttgtcTCCTCTGGCCTTATTATAAACTTCCATACAAGAACCTTCTAGTTTTCTATCACCCCTCTGTAAGCACGCACCACAATCGCATCCATGGCCTCTTTCAACTATTACAAATTTCAGCAAGCTCAGCAGTAGCTTGTAATTACTGCTGTAGTCCTGACTAAACTCTTCTTTATGGTCTCCTTACTACACACATGCATACTCACTTTCATTCATTCAATTTTACATACACAAAGCAAATGGCACCTGACAATATACTTCCACAACCCACTCCTCCTCTTCTACAAAAGGGCATTCACTACAGCACGCTGAACAAGAGGGCACACGCTCTACTTAGGGCAGGATCCATATCCACCAATACAGAAAAAGAGGCAGATAAAGTGAAACCAAGTCAGAAGTCCAAAATCCAATTTTGAGACTTCTGtcttgaaaagaaaggaaacacaaggcagcacagcctcctAAGTGACATTAGCTCAGCTGTTAACACAGCTCTTCTGATTCCTGTGCTACACACAGAAATCCTCAACAACCATAAACCCAAACTGCAGCTTGGCAATCGTTTCACATGCATCCAGCAtgaatttaaaagctttataCAGCCATATACCCTGTCAAGATCTGGATGTACAAGAGCTACATAATCATTGCAGGTAGTGACATTGCCCAGCGCTGAGAGCCGTTCTTCTACTCGCTGAATTCGCACAGAATCTGGAAGACTATTGCGGATATGTTGAAGCTCTTGGTCTGTCGTACTGCTTGGCACCAACAGTCCGTGCCTGTTTCCTACAAtgacaaagacagaaaaaaaaaaatatttccacgAGGCTTCCCACTCTCCTGatgtttataaaacaaaagcttGAATTGTCCTTGCCCTATCTGCTCCTCCCAAGCCCCAAACTCAGCCCAAGAGAAATAACGTTACCATTTAAAACACTGCGCCACAGGTAAGGAACACCAGGATGAAGCATACTTATCTCACAGTAGAAATGGGTGAATGGCACTAACTTTAACCACTTCCCTTTTCCAACAGAACTAAAGGAAGGTTCTCAATGAAACACTTTGACTAGAAATTTCCCTGCAGATGCCAATTACCCCACAGCACCCCCCGATGCTGCCCGTTTGTACTACTTTACTGCGGCAAAGCAGGAAGATGGCACGGACAGATTTTCACAAGAACAAAGCTCAGGCAAGAGGTTTGTCTGCCAGAACAGGGTCGCACTGGCCAAAGACCGACTAAAgacttttctctgcctttcacaTTTGCTAACGCCTGGCCCCTCTCGGGCCCTGCCCCGCCAGCGCTGGCACTGAGCCGCCAACCCCAACGGCTCCGGCCCCTCGCCCCGCTCCCCAGAGCGACTTACAGGTGTCCTCAGCCCACCTCGGGCTCCGAGTGGCACACATGTCCACTACCCCAGCGCTGTCACCGGGCACGTTTGGGCTTTTCCCTTCTCAGCTCGCCCTCCCCCCACGCCTGACCCCAAGGCCTCTGCGGCCGAGGGGCGCCGCCCCCGCCAGGCGGCGATCCGCTGTCCGCACAGCAGCGCCgggaccccagcccctgccccggggcccGGCCGGCCGGCACCTACCCACACACATCCTGCCGATGATGCGGCAGCCGGCGATGGAGGCGTGCACCACCGGGATGGTCCCGAAGAGCTCCCCCTCGAAGACGCTGCAAAGAGAGGGCGCGGTcagggcgcggcggcggggcggcggggccggccgggcccgcGGGGCCTCCTCACCTGTAGAAGTTCTCGGAGCCGCCGATGGCCACCAAGCAGTAGGCGTTGGTGAGCTTGGCGAAGCAGCCCAGCTCGTTGTTGTTCTCGAAGCTGGCGCGGACAGCCATAGCCGGGCAGCACAGCGGGGACGGGCCGCGCTGCAATGGGCACCGCAGCCTCGGCCGGACGCACGCGGCACGTCCGCTtccggcggcgggcgggcggaaGTGCGCGGGTAGAGCGGCCCCGGCCGCGCCGGGCGGACAcagcgccgccgccggccgggaGGGGCCGCCGCAGTGAGGGGGAACGCGGGAGGGAGCAGCCGCACGGGGGGCCCGGGCGCTGCGGCACAGCGCGTGCCGGGGCACCGCCCGCCGCCACGTGCCTGCGGGTACCGGTACGGGCCGCCGCCACCGCTGCGCCCGCGCAGGCCACCCGCACCCGCTGCGCGGCGAGGGTCGCTGCCACCCGCGTGCCCACACCCGTCCCGTTGCGGCAGAGCCGTGCCCAGGCGCCGCCTTCTCACTGACACCGGCCGCCCGCAGCGTCACCGGCCGCAGACGTGTCACCCCACCATCCGGGTGCCGCCCCAGCACGCCGCTCGCCTGGGGGCCACCCGTGGCCAGGTGTGACCCGTGTCAGTGCCGGCGGGTGCCCCGCAGGAGCGTTGTGCAGGTGCCACCCACGTGGTGACCCCCATCGTGCAGGACCCCCCTGCTGTGCAGGCACCACCCGTGCAGTGACCCCCACTTTGTGCAGGTGCCACCCACACAGTGACCCCCCCATCGTGCAGGCAGCACTCAAGCGGTGACGCCCCTCATCGTGCAGGCACCACCCTTGTGGTGACCCCCCCATGGTGCCGCccacctgctgccagcctggtgcAGAGGGGCCCTGGCCCAGCCCACTCCCCCAGCAGGGACGCAGCGCAGCTCCTTCCAGCAGAACAGCACCTTTATTTCTCCCCGTGTCACCTTTGGTCACCTCACCTGCAGCATGTGGCTACGGGGGGGGCGAGCGCTCGGTATGCCCCAGGGGCACCCTGAAGCCCCGGTGGCCGGTCTTCAAGCTGTAGCAAGCCTGGGCAAAACGGTTCTTCCCCACACGGGTACAGGTGTGGATTATGCTTCTGTCATCTCCCGCCTCCCGCCACACTCTTGTAACTGAAAATTTGAACTGTGCTTGCTAATCTCACCTGAACCAGTCATCTGCATATATTAGAAACAGCACGGACAGCTTTTAATAGGAACAGGACTAATTGCCACCCATATTGTGATTTCGAGCCCCAGGTACGATGATTAGTGGGGAAAACCAACGGCTTGAAAGTAAGACCGAAGGACACCTCGAGGCCCAGGTCAGAGTTCGAACCGACTGTGTACGTGTTTAGATTTTAACTTGTTGTACTTGGTGATCAGATCCAGCTTACTGTGCCCGAGGGTCATTCTCTTCTCAGCCCCATACGCGCTGTTCTTTTCCATCAGCATGTCCTCAGGGAGCTTGTCATAGCAAGGGACGACAGGCTTTTTCTCTCGTTTTAGCTGGCTGTATGGGGACAGCAGGTCCAATTTTCCTTGTCCAGGACTCTGTCGTTTTTCCATCCCATAACAAGTGGTGTCGTTCTCTGCTGTCGGTTccctggaggcagcagcagacccTTTCTGCTTCGTGCTTGTCCCGTTGCTGCTGGCACCCTCCGACAGGGACTGCAACGTCTGCTCCTGTCTTAGCGGGGAGCAGTGGCCGCTGTTGTCCCCTTGATAACTGGGTTTATTGGAGCTCAAGGCAGGGGAAGGCTCTGGCTGCAAGAATGTCCTTGCTGTCACGAGATTTGATTTGTGATACAAGGCTGGGGTGGGTTTATTTGGAGGATTGTTTGGTGCGTCTGGCGGTTCTCCTTGCTGCTTCGGGCAGGTGGGCTTCAGAGCTGtgtcttccttccccttcttaTTACCAGAATCAGAGTTTGCATCTTGATTTTCCTGGTGTACATTGCAGCTGGAGTTTTTCAGAAAGGGAGACACTTTTATGCTTCTGATGCTTACATTGGAAAGGCTGCTGGAGGGGCTCAAGGTTTCAGCATCATTCACCTGTGGGGGTTTTAAAAGGAAGCTGGCAATGTTCGAGGTATTCTGAGAAGAGGGGCATGTTCCAGGATCTGGTACACAGAAACTAGTCACTGCTCTGGACTCTGCGTACAAGTACCGGAATTCCTTGTCAAATTCTGCAACAATTTGACCACGGAAGTGGGTCACCAGGCTGGTGTGGACTTGGCTGCAAAGCCaggtgaaactgaaaaaaaagaacaaaagaaaaaaacccacatgtaACTTCAGTTCACAGAGTGCCAAGATACCTAGCATTGATTTTAACATCTGAGTGGTGTATTGCTACTCAATTTATGTCATTAAAAACTTTCTCTGAAGTATGCAAGTCTGAGATTACTTGTAGAGATGAATATGCTCATTAGATAATTACAGAAGAGCAACCCTAAAATGGTCATACTTTGACCATCTTCCATTCTGAGCtgcaaaatttaatttcctctaAGGCAACCAGAACAGCCACATAACTCCCTTCCAGGCTGACAATGCTGCCTCTTTTCTCTAGTGCATTTAGAAATGCACTCTTTTCTCTAACCTGGCAAAAGGTTACTCGAGGCTTCCTATTCGAGATCCTGTTTAGCTCTAGCCCCACCTGCCCTTAGGCTCCTCTCACCTGCTGCACCGGTAAATGTCTTCAAATCCGTCACTCTGTTACGTTAAATAAGTGCCCAAAGAAACATACTATTTATTCTGGTGCCTagaataatattaaataactatatattattataattagGATTTCAGATTATTGCTTTTTCTAGATATCTCAATGAATCCTGTTTTCTCCTAGTCTTCATTTAGAGGAAATTTACTGTTAAAGATGGAAGCTACAGGGAAATAGTTAAATCAATAAACACATACGAGTTGAGGGGTCTAAACCAATTTGCTACAGTTGTTTCAGGTAAGAGCAGTGAGCTGAACATTCAGAAAACTCCCAAACCATGCCTGATTCATACCAATAGGCAGCAATATGTGAGTTCAGCTTGCCCagagtattttggaaaataagaaGGGTTTTTACAGAACtataaaggaaaatgtcagcATAAAGAACAACAGTATCAACATATGGGGTTCCATATGAAAATGCCAGTAGGTACACTACCTTTGCTGCACACATGTAATACCGCATTTAAGGCTCGTAGAAGAAAGAATCTGATGGCTAGAGACGTAGCTAGAGACTAAAAATGGATTTCAGGCATCATTTGAGCATgcatgtgaggaaaaaaagagtcttTTCTTACAGCTGAAGAATTAAAAGACACTGAATACCTGAATAATCAAGACAGAGTAGGAAAATACCCTTCTGGAAGAGAGGATGAAGAGAGACAAGGCATCTGGATTCACTGTCAGCATGGAAGGATGCATTGAGACTTCAGAGGGACCTAGAATCTTGGCTCTGGTGCTATCCAATAGCTTCATGAGCAGCGTAAGTAATGGAAGGCTCTGCACGCATTAAATTCCCAAGTCATGTCCAATGGAGAGGGACTGAACAGTTATGAGTTTGAAAAAGGTTCTGGAAAAAATGGGTGCAGATCAACAggaaaatattcaaagaaaatacattccaaGCAGTCACAACCAGGtcacaaatacaggctggagAATGAGtaggcagcagctctgagggCTAGAGTATGTCTTAAGGAAAACATACATCCATAGTGTCACa
Proteins encoded in this region:
- the EIF6 gene encoding eukaryotic translation initiation factor 6 → MAVRASFENNNELGCFAKLTNAYCLVAIGGSENFYSVFEGELFGTIPVVHASIAGCRIIGRMCVGNRHGLLVPSSTTDQELQHIRNSLPDSVRIQRVEERLSALGNVTTCNDYVALVHPDLDRETEEILADVLKVEVFRQTVADQVLVGSYCVFSNQGGIVHPKTSIDDQDELSSLLQVPLVAGTVNRGSEVIAAGMVVNDWCAFCGLDTTSTELSVIESIFRLNEAQPSTIATNMRDSLIDSLT